The following coding sequences are from one Nicotiana tomentosiformis chromosome 3, ASM39032v3, whole genome shotgun sequence window:
- the LOC104104430 gene encoding protein RESPONSE TO LOW SULFUR 3-like produces MFSTIAVPSNQTKPHRRDISAVPESEILRRRNEELEKELKKSIEREEKMKQELQKTWERLRVAEEAEERLCSQLGELEAEAVDQARTYRTRVIHLMDQLSLAQKLLESASITVPSDCRGNGV; encoded by the coding sequence ATGTTTTCGACAATTGCTGTGCCTTCTAACCAAACAAAGCCCCATCGCCGTGACATCTCCGCCGTGCCGGAGAGTGAGATACTCAGGAGAAGAAATGAGGAGTTGGAGAAAGAATTAAAAAAGAGCATTGAGAGGGAAGAGAAAATGAAGCAGGAATTGCAGAAAACATGGGAAAGGCTGAGGGTGGCGGAGGAGGCTGAAGAGCGCCTTTGCTCTCAACTCGGTGAACTTGAGGCCGAGGCTGTTGATCAGGCTCGGACCTACAGGACACGTGTCATCCATTTGATGGATCAACTCTCTTTGGCCCAGAAACTTCTCGAATCAGCTTCCATTACCGTTCCCAGTGATTGTAGGGGAAATGGAGTTTAA